The genomic interval CTGGTGGTCGTCGCCGCGGTCCGCGCCGTCGGGACGGTGCTGGTCATCGCGCTGGTGGTGATCCCGGCGGCGGCGGCCCGGCTGATCACCGGGCGGCTCACCGCCATCCTGGTGATCTCCGTCCTGCTGGGCCCGCTGTGCGGCTGGCTCGGGCTGGTCGCCAGCTACGAGGCCTCGGTGAACCATGACGTGCGGCTCGCGGCGGGCGCGACGGTCGTCCTCGTGCTGGTCGCGGCCTATGCGCTCGCCTTCGCCGGGAGCGCGCTGCGCCAGTTCACGGGACGGGCCCGATCACCGCGGTCCCAGCGGTCCCGACCGTCCCGGCGATCGCAGTCGCCGCGGTCACCGTCGCCCCCTGACCGGCAGGCCTCGGCGACGTCGACTGTCGCGTCCGGAGGTGCCTGATGGCCCTGCTGGAGTCGTTGGGGGATGACTACATCCGACGGGCCCTCGCCGAGGTCGTGATCGTCGGAGTGCTCTGCGGTGCGGTCGGTGTTCATGTCGTGCTGCGCCGGCTCAGCTTCCTGACCATGGCGTTGACCCACGCGACGTTTCCCGGGGTGGTCCTCGCCTCGCTGATCGGGATGAATCTGGTGCTCGGCGCCGGCCTGTTCGGCGTGCTGGTCGTCCTCGCGGTGGTCATGGTCGTCGGGGCGGCGGGCGGCGCGGTCGGCACCGGCGCAACGGGCGGCGGCACCGGCACCGGGGGCGGCGCGGCGGCCGACCGGGGCGGCTCCGGGGGCGGCCGGGACATCAGCACCGTGACCGGGGTCGTTCTCTCCGCCGGGTTCGCGCTCGGCGTCGCGCTGATGTCGGCCGAGGACGGATCGAACCGCGACCTCAGCGCCTTCCTGGTCGGGTCCGTCCTCACCGTCCAGACCAGCGATCTCGCGGTCAGCGCGGTCACCGCGCTCGCTGTTCTCACCGTGCTGGTGGCGCTGCGCAAGGAACTTGTGCTCGCCGCCTTCGACCCGACCGCGCTGTCCGCCGCCGGCTACCCGCAGCGAACGCTGGGCCTGGTCCTCCTGCTGCTCGTCGAGGCGGCCGTCGTCACCTCACTGCCCGCGGTCGGCACGATCATGGCAGTAGCACTGATCGTCGGGCCGGCGTCCACAGCCCGCCTGTGGTGCTCGTCCACCTCGACGATGACGGTGGTCTCGATCGCGGTGGCCATCTTCTGCGGTGTGACCG from Parafrankia irregularis carries:
- a CDS encoding metal ABC transporter permease, translating into MALLESLGDDYIRRALAEVVIVGVLCGAVGVHVVLRRLSFLTMALTHATFPGVVLASLIGMNLVLGAGLFGVLVVLAVVMVVGAAGGAVGTGATGGGTGTGGGAAADRGGSGGGRDISTVTGVVLSAGFALGVALMSAEDGSNRDLSAFLVGSVLTVQTSDLAVSAVTALAVLTVLVALRKELVLAAFDPTALSAAGYPQRTLGLVLLLLVEAAVVTSLPAVGTIMAVALIVGPASTARLWCSSTSTMTVVSIAVAIFCGVTGLAVSEQWDVAAGGAIVLTVVAVLVASVPLSAALTGRTGRSGRTDRSGRRGHPREVNELAREVAV